The DNA region CCCTTGACGGCGAATTGCACGTTCATTAGCCCGCGCACCTCAAGCTCGAGCGCAAGGGAGCGCGCCGCCTGCCGGATCTCTTCTTGGATGGCGGCCGGAAGCGTAGGGGCGGGGATCACGCAGGCGCTGTCGCCCGAATGGACTCCTGCCTGCTCGATATGCTCCATGATCGCTCCGACGACAACGGTCCGGCCGTCGCACAGGCAATCGACATCCACCTCGGTCGCCTCTTCCAGGAAGCGATCGATGAGGACCGGCCTCTCCGGGCTGACGAGCAGCGCTTCCCGGATATAGCGCCGCAGGTCTTCCTCGGTGTAGACGATCTGCATCGCTCTGCCGCCGAGCACGAAGGAGGGACGGACGAGGACCGGATATCCCACCTGCGCGGCTCCGGCCACCGCCTCCGCCTCGCTCCGGCCGATCACATGGAGAGGCTGGCGCAGACCGAGCTTGGAGACGAGCGCGGTGAAGAGTTCCCGATCTTCCGCCCGCTCGATCGAGCGCACCGCGGTCCCCAAGATCCGCACCCCCGAGCGCTCCAGGCCCGCGGCAAGATTGAGCGGCGTCTGCCCGCCGAACTGGACGATGGCTCCAGAGGCCTGTGTCGCCTCGTAGATATTGAGGACATCCTCGAGGGTGAGCGGCTCGAAAAAGAGCAGATCGCTGCAGTCATAGTCGGTGGAGACGGTTTCGGGGTTGGAGTTCACCATGACGGCTTCCATCCCGAGTTCCCGGAGGGCTTGCGCCGCGTGGACGCAGCAGTAGTCGAACTCGATCCCTTGCCCGATCCGATTCGGTCCGCCGCCGAGGACAAGAATCCGCTCCTTTCTTCCGGGCGGGGGCAGCTCCCGGCATCCGCTCTCATAGCTGGAGTAGTAGTAGGGGGTAAAAGCAGTGAATTCGCCGGCGCACGTGTCGACAAGCCGGTAGGAAGGCCGAATGCCGTGCCGGGCTCGTAGAGAGCGCACCTCTTCTTCCGACATCCCCCAGAGGTGGCCGATTTGCCGGTCGGAGAAGCCCTTGCGCTTGGCTCGGGCGAGCTCCTCCGCATCCTTCGCTCCGCGGGAAAGGCGCTCTTCTTCCTGGACCAGGTCCCGAATCTGCTCCAGGAACCAGTGGTCGATGCCGGTCAGCTCGGCGATTTCCTCGACGCCCATTCCCGCCCGGAAGGCGTGGCGGATGTAGAAGATCCTTTCCGCGCGCGGGGTCACTAGGTAGTGACGGATCTCCTCCATCGAGGGGACGGGATCGGACCGCGCCCCGCCCGCTCCCAGACCCCAGGCCCCCACCTCCAGGGAGCGGAGACCCTTTTGGAGAGACTCCTGGAAGGTGCGTCCCATCGCCATCGCTTCTCCGACGCTCTTCATGGATGAGGTGAGCGTTGGATCGGAGGTCGGGAACTTTTCGAAGGTGAAGCGCGGCAGCTTCGTCACGACATAGTCGATCGCCGGCTCGAAGCTGGCGGGTGTCTCCCGAGTGATGTCGTTGCGCAGCTCGTCAAGCGTGTAGCCGACCGCCAATTTCGCTGCAATCTTGGCGATTGGATAGCCGGTTGCCTTCGACGCGAGGGCCGAGGAGCGGGAAACCCGGGGGTTCATTTCGATGACGAGCTGCCGCCCGCTCTTCGGATCGACCGCGAATTGGATGTTGGAGCCTCCGGTTTCCACGCCGATCTCCCGGATCACAGCGAAGGCCGCATCGCGCATCCTCTGGAACTCCCGATCGGAAAGGGTCTGGATGGGCGCGACGGTAATGCTGTCCCCGGTATGCACCCCCATCGGGTCGACGTTCTCGATCGAGCAGATGACAACGCAATTGTCCATCGAGTCGCGCACGACCTCGATCTCGTATTCCTTCCAGCCGAGCAGGCACTCCTCGATCAAGACCTCACCGATCGGCGAGGTGGCCAAGCCGCCCGCCACGATTCCCTCGAACTCTTCCCGGTTATAGGCGATTCCCCTCCCATCCCTCCCAGCGTGAAGGCCGGTCGGATGATCAAGGGGAACCTCCCGATCGCCTCCGCGATATTGCGCGCTTCCTCGAAGTTCCGCGCGGTCCCCGAATCGGGCACGGCCAGGCCGATCCGCATCATCGCTTCCTTGAACAATTGCCGGTCTTCGGCTTTCTTGATGGCCTCCGCCTGGGCCCCGATCATCCGCACACCATACCGCTCCAAGAGCCCGCGGTCGGCGGCTGCGATCGCCACGTTGAGCGCGGTCTGCCCGCCCAGAGTGGGGAGAATCGCATCCGGCCTCTCCCTTTCCAGGATTTTCTCGAGCACCTCGACCGAGATCGGTTCCAGATAGGTACGATCGGCAAACTCCGGATCGGTCATGATGGTCGCCGGATTGCTATTGAGAAGGATGACTCGATAGCCCTCCTCTTTGAGCGCCTTGCACGCCTGCACTCCGGAATAATCGAACTCACAAGCCTGCCCGATCACGATTGGCCCGCTGCCGATCAGCAAAATCGAATGGAGATCATCCCGCTTGGGCATAGGCTGCAGACATTTCCGCTTCCCGCCGCGCGCATGGCCGCGGAGAGGACCGCTCCGCAGCCGGGCGGCCCGCCGCGGCGGAGGCTGCGGTCATGACAATAGCTCGTACCAATTGTTCCGGCGCTTGGGCACGAATCCGGCGTCGCGGATGCAGTCCTCGATGTCTGCCGCCGTCATGCGGAAGGTCGTGCCCGCCGCCGAGACGACATTCTCTTCCATCATGACGCTTCCGAAGTCATTGGCGCCGAAACGGAGAGCGACCTGCCCGATCTCCGGGCCCTGGGTCACCCAGGAGGATTGGATGTTGTCGATGTTGTCCAAAAAGATCCGCGAGAGGGCTTGCATCCGCAGGTACTCGGAGGGCCCGAGCTTCGGGACCCGCAACGCCGTATGATCGGGCTGGAAAGTCCAGCAGATGAAGGCCGTAAAACCTCCGGTCTCGTCCTGGAGCTCGCGCAGACGGCGGAGGTGCTCGATCCGATCCTCGAGGGTCTCGACATGCCCGAACATCATGGTCGCAGTCGACCGCAATCCGAGCCGGTGAGCGGTCCGCATCACCTCGAGCCACTGACCCGCAGTGCATTTGAGAGGAGCGATGCGCCGGCGCACCTCGTCGACAAGGATTTCGGCGCCTCCGCCGGGTATCGAGCCCAAGCCCGCGTCGCGGAAGCGGCGGAGCACCTCCTCGAGCGGCATGGCGAAAGTCCGGGAGAAGTGGACGAATTCCGGCGGGGAGAATCCGTGGACATTGATCCTCGGATGCTTTTCTTTCAAGTAGTGGAGAAGCTCCAAATAGTAGTCGATCCCCAGGTCCGGATGGTGGCCGCCCTGGAGCAGGATCTGCGTCCCGCCGATCGCCTCCAGCTCGGCAACCTTCTGGCCGATCTGCTCCGGACGGAGCACGTATTGGTCCGGGTCTCTCTGCCTCCGGTAGAAGGCGCAGAAGCGGCAACCAACGTTGCAGACATTGGTATAGTTAATGTTGCGATCGACGATGTAGGTAACGATCCGCTCGCCGTCCCCTCCGTAGGCCTCCTTCTTCTTCCAGCGGCGCCGGGCGTCTGCCAGAATCCCCAGCTCGGGCAAAGGAAGGGAATAGAGATCCCGAGCCTCTTCCGGAGAGATCCTCTCGCCGCTTAAAATCTTCGCCTCCGCTCGTTTTGCCAGGCCGTTACGGCTGCCTACCGTCACACCCATAACAGATCCCTCTCGTCGGTCGCACGCTCTCCCAGGATCCGCAGCTCCCGGACAAAGCGGCGGATCCCCTCTTTTTCCCGCGCCTCTACGTCATACCGGATGTACCGCGTCAAATACTCGAGCTCGCTCTCATCCTTCGCGATCGAACTCCGCGCCGCAAGGCCCCGCCGCTTCGCCTCGCGCAGGAGCGCGGCGAGCTCCGCAGCCCTCGCCGCTCCGCGCGGGATCGCCCAGGCCGCGAAGACGAACGGAAGCCCGGTCTTCTCGCGCCAGCCCTGCCCCAAATCGAGGAGTTGGGCCCCAGGATCGGCCCTCCGGAACGCCAGCGCCCGATCTCCGATCATCAGGCGGGCATCGGCCCGCTCCGTAAAAGGGACGTACTCGGGACGAAAGCCAAGAAAATTTTCCAAAAGCACGCGCAGGAGAAGGAAAGACGACCGCGTATCGGGATCAAGGGCGATCGAGCGCACCTCAGAAAGAGGAAGATCATGAACGAGGATGACGCTCTTGACAGGACCGTCGGCCACGATCCCCACGCCGTCGACCAGGGCAAATTCTTCCGTAAGGCAGGCGCCCAGCGGGGCTAGGCCGGCGTCAAGCAGGCCCTTCCGAAGCCGGTCGGGCAATTCGGCGGGCGCGCAGAACAATACAGACTCCTCCAGGCCGTAAAGGAGCGGCTTGGCGTTGAGGTAGGGAGCGCAGCCGATTCGGAAGGGACTCATGTGCGGCTTAGTTCCCACCTTCTATATGATCCGCCCTCAGCGTTCAATCGTTCCGGCACCGCCCCCGCCGGGTTCGGGTCTCCAGTCGACGATCCGCAGGCGGACCCGTTTCCCCACCGTGTCCCAGTCGAGATGGCCCGCAACCTGGAATCTCCCGGAAATCACGCGGCCGTCCGGCGGGTCGAAAGAGAACGCCTCGCACCGGGCATCGCCAGAGCGGAGAAGCATCCGCGTCAGCCGTCCCGCCTGGACCGGAGGCCCTTCGAGACAGAGTGTCGGGAAGGCGAAGAGCGGCCGGGTGTTTCCCGCCCCGAAGGGTGCCAACCGCTCCAGCTCCTCGTAAAGCGGCAGGCTCGCGGCGGAGAGAGGGAGCAGCCGCACGATCTGGAGACGCTTGCAAAAGAGCTCAGGAGCTCCGTTCCGCGCCGCCCATCGGTTCAACTCCTCCCGGAAGGCGGCTAGGTTCGCCTCCCGGAGAGAAAAGCCCGCGGCCAGATCGTGTCCGCCGAACTTGTCCAAGTGGGCCGCGCTCGCCCGCAGCCCCTCGACGATCGACATCCCCGGGATCCCCCGCGCGCTCCCCTTTCCGTTCCCGGATTCGTCGAATGCAACGACAGCCACCAGTCGGTGAAATCGGCTTAGAAGACGCGAGGCAACGACACCCGCTACACCCGCGTGCCATCCCCTCTTGCCCACCACGATCGCTCGGCCTATCCGGGCCGGAGGCTCTTTCCGGACCATCTGGAGCGCCTCCTCGAGCATCTCGTGCTCGACCAGCCGTCGCTGCCGGTTCTTTTGGTGGAGAGCCAGCGCCCCCCGCTCCGCCTCGGATGCCGAATCGGCCAGGAGGAGGCGGAGCGATTCCATGGCGTCGTCGAGCCGCCCGCTCGCGTTGAGGCGCGGAGCCAGCCGAAAGGCGACGTCCTCCACCGTCGGCTTCTCCCCCACATTCGATACGCCGGCCAGCGCGCGCAACCCGGGCAAGCGGCGGCGGCCGAGCTGCTCCAATCCACGCGCAACAAGAATGCGATTGTCGCCGGTCAAAGGGACGACGTCCGCAATAGTCCCCAGGGCGACCAGATCAAGCTCTTCCCGCAGCACCAATCGTTCCCGATAAGCCGGCTCCAGCTTGAGCAGACCGTGGAGCAGCTTGAAGACGAGCCCGGCGCTCGCAAGCCGGCTGCCGCGGCCGTCGCGATGCGGATTGACGATGGCGCAAGCCTGCGGCCAAAAGCCGGCGGGCTGATGATGGTCGACCACGAGCGCGTCGACTCCTTCCGCGGCGAGCCAGGCCAGCTCGTCGATCGAGGTCGTGCCGCAGTCGACGGCGATCAGCAGCTCGGGCTTCTCCTTACCGTCCGGATCGTGCCGCCCTCGCTCCCGGCGGAACAGGCGAAAGGCCCGCTCCAAGCCCTTGCGAGTGAGGCCGTAGCCTTCCGAAGCCCTCTCCGGAATAAAGGCCGAGACGGGCGCCCCCAGCAGGCGCATGGCCCGCACCAGAAGAGCCGTGGCGCTCACCCCATCGACGTCGTAATCTCCATACACGAGCGTGCATTGCCTCCGGACGATCGCCTCCTTCAGCCGTTCGGCCGCTTGCCGCAAGCCGGTCAAGGCGAAAGGATCCTCCAGATCCGAAAGCCGGGGCTCGAGAAAACGGGCCGCCTCCGCCGGATCGCGATAACCGCGCGCTACCAGCAGCCCGGCAAGGAGGGAGGAGACGCCTAGATCCCGAGCCAGGGCTTCGGCCTCTTCCTCCGAAGCGCCGATCTCCCAAATCGTCTCGACCTTGTCTCCCGTGGCGGCTTCATCCATGGCAGACGTCCCCCTCCCGACCCACAACCGACCTCTCCCCCGCTTTCCGGCTCGAAGGCCGCGCAGCCGAGGGGCGTGCGAGCGGAACGTCTTCGGAGCTCACGCGCTCTGGGCGGCCGGGCGCCCGGCCGCGGGCTGGCCGCCGCCTTTCCCGCGCAGCTCGTGAAACCAGTACATGAGCCCGGGGGTAAGGAAGTGGGAGGAGAACATGCCGCCGAGCACACCGATGAGGATCGCCAGCGCAAACGGGGAAATGACCGGGCCCCCAAGCAGCAGCATGGAGAGGGTGGCCAGCAGCACGGTGCCGCCCGTGATCAGCGTCCGGGCGAGGGTCAAATTGACGCCGCTGTTGACGTGATCCGCGAATGTGCCCGCCAAACGCAGCCGGGCCGCTTCCCGGACCCGGTCGGAAATCACGATCTTCTCGTTGATCGAATAGCCGAGAATCGTCAGGAAAGCGCCGACCAGCGGCATGGTGAACTCCTGCCCCAGGATCGCCATAAAGCCTATGGCCAGGAAAACGTCATGGAGCTGTCCGAGCGCCGCCGCGGCAGCAAAGGACCACTCGTAGCGGATCGTGACATAGAAGAGGATCGCCGCCAGCCCCAGCGAAAGGGCCAGCAGGGCGCGCCCTTTGAGCTCCTCCCCCACTACAGGGCCGACACTATCAAGCCTGGCATTGGCAAATCCGGCCGCCGGGAGCTTGCTCTGCAGGACCTGCAAGGCACGCTCTCCTTCGCCGTAGCGGGTCTGCAAGGAGAGCTGCCGGTACTCGTGCGCATATTGCACCATGCTGGGATGGATGCCCGCCGCTTCCAGCGCCGCCCGGACCTCCTGGAGGGGTGCCGCCTGCCGGTATCCGACGGTTAGGGAATCCCCACCGACGAAATCGACTCCCAGGAGCTTATCGCTCCGGAGGAAAAACGCGGCCATCCCGGCTGCCAGCAGCGCGAGGGCCAGCCCACCGGCTGTCCGCCGCCAGGCCAGGAACGGAAAGTTCGGGCGCGTCAGAATCCGCATCATCGAAAGGCGCCGGAGCCAGCCACTCGCCAGGAGCCACTCGAAGGCATTCCGCGTCACCACCAGAGCCGCGAAGAGATTCGCCGCAATGCCGAGAACGAGCGTGACGGCGAAGCCTTGCAGAGGTCCGCTCCCCAGCCACATCAAGATCAAGGCGACCAGGATCACCGTGAGGTTCGAATCGAAGATCGCGCTGAAGGCGCGTTCGAAGCCGGCGGTCACGGCTTGGCGGAGCGGCTTTCCCGCGTCGAGCTCATCCCGCATTCGTTCATAGACCAGGACGTTGGCGTCGACGGCCATGCCGATCGTCAAAATGACTCCGGCCAGTCCGGGAAGGGTGAGCGTGAAGTGGAATTGCGCCAGGAACCCGAAGAGCAAAAAGAGGTTGACGGCCAGGGCGAGGACGGCAACCAGGCCGGCTAGTCGATAATAGGCCACCATGAAGAGGACGACGAGCGCCAAGGCCGTCAATCCCGCTCGCGCGCCGCTCAGGATCGAGTCGCGCCCCAGCGACGGGTCGACCCCCCGCTCCTCGAGGAGCCTGACCGGAGTTTCCAGGGGGTTTTCCAGAACGCTCGCCAAATTCTCCGCCTCCTTGGGGCTCATATTGCCCCCCGAGATCACCGCGCTGCGGAAGATCGCCGATTGGATCACGGGGGCGCTTTTCACCTCACCGTCCAGCACGATGGCCAGCTGCTTTCCGATGTTGCTGCTCGTGATCGCTCCGAAGCGACGGGAGCCCTCATCGGTGAACTCGATCACAACGGTGGGGCGGCCGACCTCGTCGAACCCGCGATACGCCCTCCGCACGAACTTCCCTCCCATCTCCGCTCTGCGCTTCACAAGGATCTGCCGCTGGCCGGAGGCCTTTCCTTCCTCGGCCGCCAAGGGAAGCAGCTCGTAGTCGGGCGGGATCCGTGCCCGACCCGCCTGGATCTCCGCAACCAGCTGCCCGGACTGCGGATGCACTAACTTGAACTCGAGCTTGGCCACCTTAGAAAGCTGCTGACGCGCCGCATTCTTTTCGGCTTCCGCCAACCCGGGGATCTGGACGCTGATCCGGTTTCGGCCCACCGGCTGGATGATCGGCTCGGACAAGCCGAACTTGTCCACCCGTTTCCGGATCACCGCCGTAGCCTGCTCCAACGCGCCGGGAGAAGGCTGACCTTCCAGCTCGAGAAGAAAGGCGGTTCCCCCTTTGAGATCGAGGCCGAGCCGGATCGATTTATCGAGCGGGAAAAGGGAAAGCCCCGCGTTCGCCAGAAGCATGACGATGGATACGAGCCCCACCCACCGGCGCGTTCGCTCCTCGGTCGAGGTGAAATACCCGATCAAGGCGATGAGAAAAAAGAGCGCTGTGGCGAAGGACCAGAGCAGCATGGTGTTTTTCTCTCGTTCCTCAAGCCGATCGGAGCGCTATTTGGCTTCCGCTTCCCCCTTCGTGACCGAAGTAAGGCTCGATTTGAGCACTTCGACCTTGACGTTCTCCGCCACCCGGATCAGCACGGTCTTATCCTTGACGTTTGTCACCGTTCCCAGCAGCCCGCCGCTGGTGACTACCCGGTCTCCGGTCTTCACGCTGGCGATGAGGCGCTCTTGCTCCTTCCGGGCCTTCTGCTGGGGCCGAATCAAGAGGAAATAGAAAACCCCAAAGATGAGCGCGAGCGTAATCAGCGACGAAAAAGCCGGCACCTCCGGCGGCGGGCCGGCGGCTTGGCCCCCCTCCGCTCCCGCCTGCGCCGCGGCCATCCAGAAAAGTTCTATGCCCATGATTTATTGTCCTTCCTTCTCTTCCCTGCGACGCGCCCTCTGCTCGGCAAGGAAAGCCTCCCAGCGCCCCGCCTCCAGCGCCGCTCGTATTTCCTTCATTAGGGAAAAGTAGAAATACAGGTTATGCAGCGACAGGAGCATGACGCCAAGCATTTCCTCCGACTTCAGTAGATGGCGGAGATAGGCGCGATGGAAATGCCGACAGGTATAGCAGCCGCACTCGGGGGAGATGGGAGCCGTGTCGAGACGGAAGGAGGCGTTGCGGAGCGAAAGGCGCCCCCTTTCGGTATAGACGACCCCGTGCCTGGCCAGCCGCGTGGGCAGGACACAGTCGAAGAGGTCGACGCCCAGATTCACCATCTCGACAACCTGCCACGGCTCCCCCACCCCCATCACGTAGCGTGGCCGGAGCCTGTCCAGATGGACGACCGTATCTGCGACGGTGCGCACCGCTTCCTCCGCCGGTTCCCCTACGCTAACCCCCCCGATGGCAAATCCATCGAAGCCGATCGCCGCCAGCTCCTCCGCGCAGAGCGCCCGGAGCTTGGCATCGGCTCCTCCTTGCACGATGCCGAAGAGCCCGGCTTCGGGAGTGGGAAGCGCCGGATCTGATTCCCGAAGGCGAGTCCACGCCGCCTTTCCCTTCGCCGCCCAATCCACCGTCCGCCGCACCGCTTGTTCGAGGACGCTGGCGGAAGCGGGCCAGGGGGGGCATTCATCCAGGCTCATCACCAGATCGCTGCCGGCGACCAGCTGGAGCTCGATCGCCAGTTCGGGGGAAAGAAAAAGGGCGCTCCCGTCCAAGTGAGACCGAAAGGCTACGCCCCGGTCGTCCACGTGCCGAAGGGAAGAGAGGCTGAAGACCTGGTAACCGCCACTGTCCGTGAGGATGCTTCCTGGCCATCCCAGAAACCGGTGCAACCCTCCGAGATCGCGCAACGCCTGGATGCCGGGCCGGAGGAGCAGGTGGTAGGTATTGCAGAGGATCATCTCCGCACCCAGGTCGAGAAGGTCGCGGGGCAGCACACCCTTGACCGTCCCTCGGGTGCCCACGGGCAGGAATGCCGGAGTGCGCACCAAGCCATGGCCCGTGGTGAGCAGTCCGGCCCGAGCCGAACTTGTTCCGGGGGGAACGAGCAGGCGAAAGTTCATCTCGGACGAGAACGAGGCCTCAGCACCGCAGACCATGCCGGCGGGAAGGAACGAAACGGGCGGCAGCCGGGGTCCTCCGACACCCGAGCCCGCAATGGCCGCCCGGGCGGGCTGGCGATCGGCCCCGCAGCTGAGGTAGAGGCCGCGGCGCCGGCTGAAAAAGATCGTCGGCCATTCCCCTTTATCGTTGAGCGGACCTACTCTTTCCCATAGAAGAGAACTCTCGCAACCTTTTTCGGGGAACTTCGCCCCGCGGGGCGGAACGACCAAGGCCATCGCATCTCTTTATGCCGCAACTTCGCCGAGAACCCCTTTTTCCCAAGCGATGGGTTGTGTTTGCTCCCGAACGCAAGCAGCGTCCGATCGACTATCCGCCCCCGCCCGAGCCGTCGCATACAGCCTCTCCGTTCGTGGCCGGCAAGGAAAGCTTGACCCCGCACGAAGTCTTCGCGATCCGGCCGGGCGGAGGACCGCCGAACTCCCCGGGCTGGACGGTCCGGGTGGTCCCCAACCGGTTCCCGGCCCTCCGCATCGAAGGGGAGCTGCTGCCCGAGGGGATCGGTATCTACGACCAGATGAATGGGATCGGAGCCCATGAAGTCATCATCGAGACGCCGAACCCGGATCAGGAGCTCGAAGACCAGTCCGTAGAAGGGGTGACCGACGTGCTCCGGGCCTACCGGGCGCGGATCATCGATCTGATTCAGGACGTCCGCTTCCGCTACATCCTCCTTTTCAAGAACGTCGGCCTGCTCGCCGGAGCCTCCCTGCGGCATCCCCATTCCCAGCTGATCGCCCTCCCGGTCGTTCCGCGAGTCGTCGAGGAGCTGCTGGCGACCTCCCGGTCCCATTTCGAGCTTAAGGAACGCAGCCTCTTCGCCGACGTCCTGCAAGCCGAGCTGAAATCGCGCGAGCGGTTGGTCTACGAGAATTCGGCGTTCGTCTCTTTTTGTCCCTGGGCCAGCCGGTTTCCTTTCGAAACGTGGATTCTGCCGAAGTTTCCCGCCGCCCACTTCCATGCGCTCGATGACTTCCATCTCGGTCTGCTGGCCGAAGTGCTCCGCCACGTGCTACGCCGCATTCGGAAAGGCTTGCAGAACCCGGCTTACAACATGATCCTGCAGACAGCACCCTTTCATCCCTCCCGCTGGCGGGAGGCCATCCCTCCCGAAGTCGAGTTCCGCTGGCATATCGAGATTCTTCCACGCTTGGCGCAGACCGCGGGATTCGAATACGGCACCGGATTTTACATCAACACGACCTTTCCGGAAGAGGCGGCGGACTTTCTCCGGCGGGTCTGCGTGGAATCATAGGATGGGGCTTCCCTCGGATCCGAAAGTCAGCCACACTACCTTCCGGAAAGTTCCGCGAGAGCGGGCCATAGGTGCTTCTCGATGAATATCATCCTCCTTTGGCACATGCACCAGCCGGACTACGTCGACCGGCTGAGCGGCAGAGCCCGCATGCCCTGGGTCCGGCTCCACTCGGTCCATAGCTACTTCGATATGATCGAGATGGTCGACCGCTTCCCCAGCCTTCGAGTCGCTTTCAACTTCACTCCGGTTTTGCTCGAGCAGCTCGTCGAGCTGGGCGAGGGCAAAGTCATCGACGACTGCGAGGCATGGAGCCGCATACGGGCGGAGGACCTGACGCAGGGCCAGAAGGAGAAGATCCTCGAGCACTTCTTCCGCGCCAATTTCGATACGCTCATTCGCCCCTTTCCTCGCTATTGGGAGCTGCTCAACCGGCGCGGCCGCATCGTCAATTTCAACAACCTGGCGGAATTGACCGGCCTCTTCTCGGCTCAGGACTATCGCGACCTGCAGACGCTCTACAACCTGGCCTGGTGCGGCTTTGCGGCCTGCCGGGCCTACCCATTCCTCCAGGAGCTGCGGGCGCAGGGACGCGGCTTCACCGAAGAACAAAAAAACCGGCTTCTCGATCTCCACCGCCAGATCGTTCGCTCGGTGCTCTCGCGCTACCGGTCGGCCGCCGAACGGGGCCAGATCGAGATTACGACCTCCCCCTATTGCCATCCGATCCTCCCGCTTCTCTTGGACACCAACCTGGCTCGCCGCTCGATGCCGCACGTCAACCTTCCACCGCAATTTTCCGCCCCGGAAGACGTGCGGAGCCAGCTCGCGCTCGCCCAGGAGAAGATGCGGGAGCTTTTCGGAGCCCCGGCGCGCGGAATCTGGCCCTCGGAGGGATCGGTGGCTCCCGAGCTAATTCCCTTCTTTCGCGAGGCGGGCTTCGACTATTTTTTCACCGACGAGGCCATCCTCTTCCGCAGCTTGGAGCTCGATCCGTACTGGAGGGGAAAAGGAGTCGATCACATGGTCCTCTTCCAAGGATGGGCAGTGAGCTGGGGCGGAGCCGCGCTATCGGCCCTCTTCCGCGAAAGGCCGTTGTCGGATTTCATCGGCTTCCGCGCCTCGCAAAACCCCCCCGACCAAGCGGCCAACTATCTTCTGCATCATTTCGAGCATATTTGCGACGTGGCAGGCTCGCCGGAGGCGGCGCTCTTGATCGCCCTCGACGGCGAGAACGCGTGGGAGGCATTCCCGGACGGCGGCGAGCGGTTTCTCTCGTCTCTCTACGGAGGGCTCACGACGCACAGCCGGCTCCGCACCACCCGGCCGACCGACTATTTCGACCATTTTGCTCCCAAGGCCGAGCTGCGGGCGCTCCATACCGGCTCCTGGATCAATGCCGATTTCGACATCTGGATCGGCGATGCCGAGGAGAACCGCGCCTGGGAGTGGCTTGGTCGGACCCGCCAATTCCTGCGCCGCTTGGGCGAGGAGGGAGCGCTGCCTGCGGACCGGACCGCGGCGGCGATGCGGTCGCTCTATGCGGCCGAGGGCAGCGACTGGTTCTGGTGGTATGGGCCCGACTTCTCTACCGACGCCGACCTTCTTTTCGATGAGATCTTCCGGACCCATCTGCAGAACGTCTATCGTGTCCTCGGATTTTCTCCGCCGCCCTATCTCGAGTTTCCCATCTGCGCGCCGGCCGCTCCCACGCCTTATACGGCTCCCAGGCTGTACATCCACCCTCAACTGACCGGCCGATTGGATAATTTCTTCGACTGGGTGGGGGCGGGCACCGTCGATGTTGGGGTCCAACAGAGTGCGATGTTCCAAATGAACCGGCTGGCCCAGAAGCTGTATTTTGGCTTCGACGAGGAGCGCTTCTATTTGCGGCTCGATTTGACGGCCTGCCCGGAGGAAATCGAAGTCGAGTTCCTGGCCCCCCAAATCCGCCGGGTGACGGCCGCGCTGCAACCGTCCGGCTCCTGGAAGGTTCGCACGGAGCGCTCCGAAGACGCCGTGCGTTTCACTCCCGTCGATGAACGGGGCATTGCCGCGTGGAGGGATTTTTTCGTCCTCATGGTGCCGACAGCCTCTCTCGGATGGAAAGCAAACGACTCGGTCAGCTTTTTTGTCCGCCTGCTGCGCGAACGGCTCGTTTTGGAACGCTACCCGGAACGGGGGACGATCGATTTTACTTTTCCGTCCAAGGACTTCGAAGCCCGCCAATGGTTCGTCTAAACCC from Methylacidimicrobium sp. AP8 includes:
- the mqnC gene encoding cyclic dehypoxanthinyl futalosine synthase; amino-acid sequence: MGVTVGSRNGLAKRAEAKILSGERISPEEARDLYSLPLPELGILADARRRWKKKEAYGGDGERIVTYIVDRNINYTNVCNVGCRFCAFYRRQRDPDQYVLRPEQIGQKVAELEAIGGTQILLQGGHHPDLGIDYYLELLHYLKEKHPRINVHGFSPPEFVHFSRTFAMPLEEVLRRFRDAGLGSIPGGGAEILVDEVRRRIAPLKCTAGQWLEVMRTAHRLGLRSTATMMFGHVETLEDRIEHLRRLRELQDETGGFTAFICWTFQPDHTALRVPKLGPSEYLRMQALSRIFLDNIDNIQSSWVTQGPEIGQVALRFGANDFGSVMMEENVVSAAGTTFRMTAADIEDCIRDAGFVPKRRNNWYELLS
- a CDS encoding menaquinone biosynthesis protein, translated to MSPFRIGCAPYLNAKPLLYGLEESVLFCAPAELPDRLRKGLLDAGLAPLGACLTEEFALVDGVGIVADGPVKSVILVHDLPLSEVRSIALDPDTRSSFLLLRVLLENFLGFRPEYVPFTERADARLMIGDRALAFRRADPGAQLLDLGQGWREKTGLPFVFAAWAIPRGAARAAELAALLREAKRRGLAARSSIAKDESELEYLTRYIRYDVEAREKEGIRRFVRELRILGERATDERDLLWV
- the yajC gene encoding preprotein translocase subunit YajC, yielding MGIELFWMAAAQAGAEGGQAAGPPPEVPAFSSLITLALIFGVFYFLLIRPQQKARKEQERLIASVKTGDRVVTSGGLLGTVTNVKDKTVLIRVAENVKVEVLKSSLTSVTKGEAEAK
- the secD gene encoding protein translocase subunit SecD; the encoded protein is MLLWSFATALFFLIALIGYFTSTEERTRRWVGLVSIVMLLANAGLSLFPLDKSIRLGLDLKGGTAFLLELEGQPSPGALEQATAVIRKRVDKFGLSEPIIQPVGRNRISVQIPGLAEAEKNAARQQLSKVAKLEFKLVHPQSGQLVAEIQAGRARIPPDYELLPLAAEEGKASGQRQILVKRRAEMGGKFVRRAYRGFDEVGRPTVVIEFTDEGSRRFGAITSSNIGKQLAIVLDGEVKSAPVIQSAIFRSAVISGGNMSPKEAENLASVLENPLETPVRLLEERGVDPSLGRDSILSGARAGLTALALVVLFMVAYYRLAGLVAVLALAVNLFLLFGFLAQFHFTLTLPGLAGVILTIGMAVDANVLVYERMRDELDAGKPLRQAVTAGFERAFSAIFDSNLTVILVALILMWLGSGPLQGFAVTLVLGIAANLFAALVVTRNAFEWLLASGWLRRLSMMRILTRPNFPFLAWRRTAGGLALALLAAGMAAFFLRSDKLLGVDFVGGDSLTVGYRQAAPLQEVRAALEAAGIHPSMVQYAHEYRQLSLQTRYGEGERALQVLQSKLPAAGFANARLDSVGPVVGEELKGRALLALSLGLAAILFYVTIRYEWSFAAAAALGQLHDVFLAIGFMAILGQEFTMPLVGAFLTILGYSINEKIVISDRVREAARLRLAGTFADHVNSGVNLTLARTLITGGTVLLATLSMLLLGGPVISPFALAILIGVLGGMFSSHFLTPGLMYWFHELRGKGGGQPAAGRPAAQSA
- the recJ gene encoding single-stranded-DNA-specific exonuclease RecJ, with protein sequence MDEAATGDKVETIWEIGASEEEAEALARDLGVSSLLAGLLVARGYRDPAEAARFLEPRLSDLEDPFALTGLRQAAERLKEAIVRRQCTLVYGDYDVDGVSATALLVRAMRLLGAPVSAFIPERASEGYGLTRKGLERAFRLFRRERGRHDPDGKEKPELLIAVDCGTTSIDELAWLAAEGVDALVVDHHQPAGFWPQACAIVNPHRDGRGSRLASAGLVFKLLHGLLKLEPAYRERLVLREELDLVALGTIADVVPLTGDNRILVARGLEQLGRRRLPGLRALAGVSNVGEKPTVEDVAFRLAPRLNASGRLDDAMESLRLLLADSASEAERGALALHQKNRQRRLVEHEMLEEALQMVRKEPPARIGRAIVVGKRGWHAGVAGVVASRLLSRFHRLVAVVAFDESGNGKGSARGIPGMSIVEGLRASAAHLDKFGGHDLAAGFSLREANLAAFREELNRWAARNGAPELFCKRLQIVRLLPLSAASLPLYEELERLAPFGAGNTRPLFAFPTLCLEGPPVQAGRLTRMLLRSGDARCEAFSFDPPDGRVISGRFQVAGHLDWDTVGKRVRLRIVDWRPEPGGGGAGTIER